In Bradyrhizobium lablabi, one DNA window encodes the following:
- a CDS encoding acyl-CoA thioesterase, with translation MFVNRRNVQIQWGDCDPANIVYYPRYFEMFDDSTSILFEAAGFSKQDIIKKYGLVGIPMVDTRAKFHIASTHGDWIAIESRVESFKRSSFEVTHKVFKGEALAIEAFETRVLVGRHPDDPSQLKSAAVPEEIVAKFMRG, from the coding sequence ATGTTCGTCAACCGCAGGAATGTGCAGATCCAGTGGGGCGACTGCGACCCCGCCAACATCGTTTATTATCCGCGCTATTTCGAGATGTTCGACGATTCGACCTCGATCCTGTTCGAGGCGGCGGGTTTTTCCAAGCAGGACATCATCAAAAAATATGGCCTGGTCGGCATTCCCATGGTCGATACAAGGGCGAAATTCCATATCGCATCCACCCATGGCGACTGGATCGCGATCGAGAGCCGTGTCGAAAGCTTTAAGCGATCGAGTTTTGAGGTGACCCACAAGGTGTTCAAGGGCGAGGCGCTGGCGATCGAGGCGTTCGAGACCCGCGTGCTGGTCGGCCGTCACCCCGACGATCCGTCGCAGCTGAAATCAGCAGCGGTGCCGGAGGAGATCGTTGCGAAGTTCATGCGGGGCTGA
- a CDS encoding branched-chain amino acid ABC transporter permease → MLFLLQDGITNGAIYALLGLALVLVFAVTRVILIPQGEFVTYGALTYASLSSGQMPGTARLAVAMGVVAFGLDLYAGRRALHLALVGRAFAVNIVLPALIFAITSWLAGRHPPAGVCIALSLLIVASIGLFLYRIAFQPIAHTSVLVLLIASVGCHLAMQGFGLVFFGAEGQRGPTIADTALTVGPLRFTGQSLAVYGITIAFIIALWLFFGLSLYGKALRATAVNRLGARLVGIRTTLSGQIAFLLASVIGAISGILIVPITTLYYDTGFLIGLKGFIAAIIGGLVSYPLTAIAALVVGSVEAFSSFYASNFKEVIVFTLILPVLLLRSLAAPAVEEEKD, encoded by the coding sequence CCAACGGCGCGATCTATGCATTGCTCGGCCTGGCGCTGGTGCTGGTGTTCGCCGTGACCCGGGTAATCCTGATCCCGCAGGGTGAGTTCGTCACCTATGGCGCGCTGACCTATGCCTCGCTGTCCTCCGGCCAAATGCCCGGTACCGCCCGGCTGGCGGTGGCGATGGGCGTCGTCGCGTTCGGCCTCGATCTGTACGCCGGCCGCCGAGCGCTGCACCTCGCGCTTGTCGGGCGCGCCTTCGCGGTCAATATCGTTTTGCCCGCGCTCATCTTCGCGATCACTTCCTGGCTCGCCGGCCGCCATCCGCCGGCCGGCGTCTGCATCGCGCTGTCGCTTTTAATCGTCGCCTCGATCGGGCTGTTTCTCTATCGCATCGCGTTTCAGCCGATTGCCCACACCTCGGTGCTGGTGCTGTTGATCGCCTCGGTCGGCTGCCATCTTGCGATGCAAGGATTTGGATTGGTATTTTTCGGCGCTGAAGGCCAGCGCGGGCCGACCATTGCGGATACCGCCTTGACGGTCGGCCCGCTGCGTTTCACCGGCCAGAGCCTCGCCGTCTACGGCATCACCATTGCCTTCATTATCGCCCTGTGGCTGTTCTTCGGCCTGTCACTGTACGGCAAGGCGCTGCGCGCGACCGCCGTCAATCGGCTCGGCGCGCGGCTGGTCGGCATAAGGACCACGCTGTCGGGACAGATCGCGTTCCTGCTGGCATCGGTGATCGGGGCGATTTCGGGGATCCTGATCGTACCGATCACGACGCTCTATTACGACACCGGATTCCTGATCGGGCTGAAAGGCTTTATCGCCGCGATCATCGGCGGCCTCGTCAGCTATCCCTTGACCGCGATCGCGGCGCTGGTGGTTGGATCGGTCGAGGCCTTTTCCTCGTTCTATGCCAGTAACTTCAAGGAGGTTATCGTTTTCACGCTGATCCTTCCGGTCCTCTTGCTGCGGTCGCTGGCGGCGCCCGCGGTCGAGGAAGAGAAGGATTGA
- a CDS encoding ABC transporter substrate-binding protein, producing the protein MKRFYLSAAVLAASVALPALPAPAQTNEITIGITLTTTGPGAALGIPERNALDFVTKEIAGVPLKVIVLDDGGDPTNATTNARRFVTESKADIIMGSSTTPPTIAVSNVANEAGIPHIGLSPFPITPDRAKWSVTMPQPIPIMGKVLYEHMKAHNVKTVGYIGYSDSYGDLWFNDFKSQGVAMGMTLADEERFARPDTSVTGQVLKLVAANPDAILVGASGTAAGLPQTELRARGYKGLIYQTHGAASMDFIRIAGPAAEGVLMASGPVMDPEDQPDSALTKKPGLALDKAYEAKYGANSRSQFAGHSYDAFLVLQRVVPVALKTAKPGTLEFREAIRQALISERDIAASQGVYNFTDKDRYGLDDRSRILLTVKDGKYVLAK; encoded by the coding sequence ATGAAGAGGTTTTATCTGTCGGCTGCGGTGCTTGCGGCGTCGGTTGCGCTGCCGGCGTTGCCCGCGCCGGCACAGACCAATGAAATCACCATCGGCATCACGCTGACGACCACCGGACCGGGCGCGGCGCTTGGCATTCCCGAGCGCAACGCGCTCGATTTCGTGACCAAGGAAATCGCCGGCGTACCGCTAAAGGTCATCGTGCTTGACGACGGCGGCGATCCGACCAACGCTACCACCAATGCGCGGCGCTTCGTCACGGAGTCCAAGGCCGACATCATCATGGGCTCGTCGACGACGCCGCCGACCATTGCGGTATCCAATGTCGCCAACGAAGCCGGCATTCCCCATATCGGCCTGTCGCCGTTCCCGATCACGCCGGACCGCGCAAAATGGTCGGTGACCATGCCGCAGCCGATCCCGATCATGGGCAAGGTGCTGTACGAGCATATGAAGGCGCATAACGTCAAAACCGTCGGCTATATCGGCTACTCCGATTCCTACGGCGATCTCTGGTTCAACGATTTCAAGTCGCAAGGCGTCGCAATGGGCATGACGCTGGCCGATGAAGAGCGTTTTGCGCGGCCGGACACGTCGGTGACCGGGCAGGTGCTGAAGCTCGTCGCCGCCAATCCCGACGCCATTCTTGTCGGCGCTTCCGGCACCGCGGCGGGGCTGCCGCAGACCGAGTTGCGGGCGCGCGGCTACAAGGGCCTGATCTACCAGACCCACGGCGCCGCCAGCATGGATTTTATTCGCATCGCGGGTCCGGCGGCGGAGGGCGTGCTGATGGCGTCGGGGCCGGTGATGGATCCCGAGGATCAGCCCGACAGCGCGCTGACGAAAAAGCCCGGCCTCGCGCTCGACAAGGCCTACGAGGCAAAATACGGCGCGAACAGCCGCAGCCAGTTCGCCGGCCATTCCTACGATGCGTTCCTGGTGCTCCAACGCGTCGTCCCGGTCGCGCTGAAAACCGCAAAACCCGGCACGCTGGAATTCCGCGAGGCGATCCGCCAGGCATTGATCAGCGAACGCGACATTGCCGCCAGCCAGGGCGTCTACAACTTCACCGACAAAGACCGCTACGGCCTCGACGACCGCTCGCGCATTCTCTTGACGGTGAAGGATGGGAAATACGTGCTGGCGAAGTGA
- a CDS encoding SDR family NAD(P)-dependent oxidoreductase: MQLKDQAAIVTGGASGLGAATARRLAAQGAKVAVCDLNAKLAESVAAEIKGTAIVCDVSDAASAEAAVAAAAKAHGPARVLINCAGIGVAKRVVGKDGPMPLADFDKVIKVNLIGSFNMLRLATAEMAKLEPLATGERGVVISTASVAAYDGQIGQSAYSASKGGIVAMTLPIARELAQFGIRVLTIAPGLFLTPLLANLPQEAQDSLAAAIPFPRRLGHADEFASLALHMIDNPYLNGEVVRLDAALRMAPR, translated from the coding sequence ATGCAGTTAAAGGATCAGGCCGCCATCGTCACCGGGGGCGCATCGGGACTGGGCGCCGCCACCGCGCGAAGACTAGCAGCGCAGGGTGCAAAAGTTGCCGTCTGCGACCTCAACGCAAAACTCGCCGAGAGCGTCGCCGCCGAGATCAAAGGGACGGCCATCGTCTGCGACGTCTCCGACGCAGCCTCCGCCGAAGCCGCCGTCGCCGCGGCGGCCAAGGCCCATGGCCCGGCGCGGGTCTTGATCAATTGCGCCGGCATCGGCGTCGCCAAGCGGGTGGTCGGCAAGGACGGCCCGATGCCGCTTGCCGATTTCGATAAAGTGATAAAAGTCAATTTGATCGGCTCGTTCAACATGCTCCGCCTTGCGACCGCCGAGATGGCAAAACTGGAGCCACTTGCGACCGGCGAGCGCGGTGTCGTGATCTCGACCGCGTCGGTTGCGGCCTATGACGGTCAGATCGGACAGTCGGCCTATTCGGCGTCAAAGGGCGGCATCGTCGCGATGACCTTGCCGATCGCGCGCGAACTGGCGCAGTTCGGCATTCGCGTGCTGACCATCGCACCGGGGCTGTTCCTCACCCCGCTTTTGGCCAATCTGCCGCAGGAGGCGCAGGACTCATTGGCGGCGGCGATACCTTTCCCGCGCCGGCTCGGGCACGCCGACGAGTTCGCTTCGCTGGCGCTGCACATGATCGACAATCCTTATTTGAACGGCGAAGTTGTGCGGCTCGACGCCGCGCTCCGCATGGCGCCGCGCTAG
- a CDS encoding ABC transporter ATP-binding protein: MSALLQVTDAHIAYGKVEAVRSVSLEVGDNEIVTIVGANGAGKTTLLNAVMGILPLKGRVRFAGADLARLEIEDRVAAGLSLVPEHRELFSTMNVEDNLQLGAFRIAKATAAKSFERVYTLFPRLKERRKQLAGTLSGGEQQMLAMGRALMGAPRLLMLDEPSLGLAPIIVADIFRTIAELRASGVSVLLVEQNAQAALQIADRAYVMELGEFVLDGPAKDIAANARVVASYLGFQHEGASAV; the protein is encoded by the coding sequence ATGAGCGCTCTTTTGCAGGTCACCGATGCGCATATCGCCTACGGCAAGGTCGAGGCCGTGCGTTCGGTGTCGCTCGAGGTCGGCGACAACGAGATCGTCACCATCGTTGGCGCCAATGGCGCCGGCAAGACCACGCTGTTGAACGCCGTCATGGGGATCTTGCCGCTGAAGGGCCGCGTGCGCTTTGCCGGCGCCGACCTGGCGCGGCTCGAGATCGAGGACCGCGTGGCGGCGGGCTTGAGCCTCGTGCCGGAACATCGCGAACTATTCTCCACCATGAATGTCGAGGACAATCTGCAGCTCGGCGCGTTCCGGATTGCAAAAGCCACCGCCGCAAAATCCTTTGAGCGCGTCTACACCCTGTTTCCACGGCTGAAGGAGCGGCGCAAGCAATTGGCGGGCACGCTGTCGGGCGGCGAGCAGCAGATGCTGGCGATGGGCCGCGCTTTGATGGGCGCGCCGCGGCTGTTGATGCTGGACGAACCCAGTCTCGGGCTCGCGCCGATCATCGTCGCCGATATTTTCCGCACCATCGCCGAATTGCGCGCCAGCGGCGTGTCGGTGCTCCTGGTCGAGCAGAACGCGCAAGCCGCGCTGCAAATCGCCGACCGCGCCTATGTGATGGAGCTCGGCGAATTCGTGCTCGATGGCCCGGCAAAAGACATCGCCGCCAACGCACGCGTCGTCGCGAGCTATTTGGGATTTCAGCACGAAGGCGCGAGCGCGGTTTAA
- a CDS encoding branched-chain amino acid ABC transporter ATP-binding protein/permease has product MPQRLPIILFALVMAAIPFIPDMPPFWIVLLDNIGLSALVAMGLVLLTGVGGLTSFGQAAFCGFGAYTTAVLTTAYGMSPWLTLPASLLVSGLAAVLLGLVTVRLSGHYLPLGTIAWGLGLFYLFSKLEFLGRNDGISAIPPLSIGSFKMIDPGAIYFAIWIAVLLAALLTMNLLDSRTGRAIRALRRGHIAAEAFGVQTPRAKLLVFIYAAVLAGLSGWLYAHFQRATNPTPFGAQAGIEYLFVAVVGGAGYVWGGVLGAAIVVILKEILQSYLPYVFGGQGQLETIVFGILLVLLLQLAPTGVWPWLVARLPFKPSRKRPDTSLPLPPRPKPPASVGVLLQIDNARKQFGGVVAVNDVSFDVQAREIVALIGPNGAGKSTTFNLITGVLRPTGGSISILGNKFGHARPQQVAKLGISRTFQHVKLVPDMTVLENVAIGAHLRGRAGALASMFRLDRTDEARLLAEAARQIERVGLGDQIDALAGSLSLGQQRIVEIARALCVDPMLLLLDEPAAGLRHMEKQQLAALLRQLRDGGMSVLLVEHDMGFVMDLADRVVVLDFGTKIAEGTPDAIKTNPEVIKAYLGAAA; this is encoded by the coding sequence ATGCCGCAGCGGCTGCCCATCATCCTGTTTGCGCTCGTCATGGCGGCGATCCCCTTCATCCCGGACATGCCGCCGTTCTGGATCGTGCTGTTGGACAATATCGGCCTGTCGGCGCTGGTGGCGATGGGGCTCGTGCTTCTGACGGGCGTGGGCGGTCTCACCTCATTCGGCCAGGCAGCGTTTTGCGGGTTTGGCGCCTATACCACGGCGGTGTTGACGACGGCCTATGGAATGTCGCCATGGCTGACGCTGCCGGCCTCGCTTCTGGTGAGCGGCCTTGCCGCGGTCCTGCTCGGCCTCGTCACGGTGCGATTGTCCGGCCATTATTTGCCGCTCGGCACCATCGCCTGGGGCCTCGGGCTTTTCTATCTGTTCAGCAAGCTCGAATTTTTGGGCCGCAATGACGGCATCTCGGCGATCCCGCCGCTCTCGATCGGCTCCTTCAAAATGATCGACCCCGGAGCGATCTATTTTGCCATCTGGATCGCGGTGCTGCTCGCGGCGCTGCTGACGATGAACCTCTTGGATTCCCGCACCGGCCGCGCCATCCGCGCGCTGCGGCGCGGGCATATCGCCGCCGAAGCGTTCGGCGTGCAGACGCCGCGCGCCAAACTCCTGGTGTTCATCTACGCCGCGGTGCTGGCGGGCCTTTCCGGCTGGCTCTACGCCCATTTCCAGCGCGCCACCAATCCGACGCCGTTCGGCGCGCAGGCGGGCATCGAATATCTCTTTGTCGCGGTGGTCGGCGGCGCCGGCTATGTCTGGGGCGGCGTGCTGGGCGCGGCCATCGTCGTCATCCTGAAGGAAATTCTTCAGAGCTATTTACCCTATGTGTTCGGAGGCCAGGGCCAGCTCGAGACCATCGTGTTCGGCATCCTGCTGGTGCTCTTGTTGCAACTTGCGCCGACCGGGGTCTGGCCCTGGCTGGTGGCGCGACTGCCGTTCAAACCAAGCCGCAAGCGTCCCGATACTTCGCTGCCATTGCCACCGCGGCCAAAGCCGCCGGCCTCTGTTGGCGTGCTGCTGCAGATCGACAATGCCCGAAAACAGTTCGGCGGCGTGGTCGCGGTCAACGATGTCTCCTTCGACGTCCAGGCCCGCGAGATCGTGGCGTTGATCGGGCCGAACGGCGCCGGCAAGAGCACGACTTTTAATCTCATCACCGGCGTGCTTCGCCCGACCGGCGGCAGCATCTCGATTCTCGGCAACAAGTTCGGTCATGCGCGACCACAACAGGTGGCAAAACTCGGGATCTCCAGGACCTTTCAGCATGTGAAACTGGTGCCGGACATGACGGTGTTGGAAAACGTCGCGATCGGCGCGCATCTGCGCGGCCGCGCCGGAGCGCTCGCCAGCATGTTCCGGCTTGACCGGACTGATGAGGCCAGGCTGCTGGCGGAAGCCGCGCGTCAGATCGAGCGCGTCGGGCTCGGCGACCAGATCGATGCGCTGGCGGGCTCGCTCTCGCTCGGCCAGCAGCGCATCGTCGAGATCGCGCGTGCGCTGTGCGTCGATCCGATGCTGCTGTTGCTCGACGAACCGGCGGCGGGATTGCGGCATATGGAGAAGCAGCAGCTGGCTGCGCTGCTACGCCAGTTGCGCGACGGCGGCATGTCGGTGCTTCTGGTCGAGCACGACATGGGATTTGTGATGGATCTCGCCGACCGCGTCGTCGTGCTCGACTTCGGCACCAAGATCGCGGAAGGCACGCCCGACGCGATCAAGACCAATCCCGAGGTGATCAAGGCCTATCTCGGAGCGGCGGCATGA
- a CDS encoding feruloyl-CoA synthase — MSVPTPRSDAPLRPISFGDPDVAIDRRSDGTIYLRPKMALGEYPVRLTDRLHHWAKAEPNRVFMAERDASGGWRQITYGELLVSSRRIASSLIARGLSAEKPVVILSGNSIDHALVAFGALYAGIPFCPVSPAYSLVSKDYGKLAFLMKLLTPGLVFADDATKFAEALEANVSLGTEIVAAHGRVPGRDVTMLGELLATPEHRHLDAAHDAIGPDTIAKFLLTSGSTGNPKAVINTQRMICANQVMLRETLAFLKDEPPVIVDWLPWNHTFGGNHNIGLTLYNGGSMYLDAGKPMPGGIEETVRNLREISPTVYFNVPKGYESLLPYLRDDKALRAKFFARLHAMFFSGAALSPFIWNSLDELGAQETGYRVPMLTGLGATETAPFFMSVKPATSRSGHVGLPVSGNDAKLVPNNGKLEVRAKGPNVTPGYWRQPQLTAAAFDEEGFYKFGDALKPVVSDDFSAGFDFDGRIAEDFKLASGTWVSVGPLRARFVAACAPLVRDVVIAGINRDEISALVVLDLDGCRLINPTLPIDDLAATASDPLIRSAFRERFAKFLGTATGSSTRITRAVLLGTPLSIDRGEVTDKGSINQRAVLDHRAGLIDEIYSPTLPAHVITL; from the coding sequence ATGTCGGTCCCGACCCCGCGCAGCGACGCGCCGCTGCGCCCGATCTCGTTCGGCGACCCCGACGTCGCAATCGACCGCCGCAGCGACGGCACGATCTATCTCCGCCCGAAAATGGCGCTCGGCGAGTATCCGGTTCGATTGACCGATCGCCTGCATCATTGGGCCAAGGCGGAGCCCAACCGCGTCTTCATGGCGGAGCGCGATGCGAGCGGCGGCTGGCGGCAAATCACCTACGGAGAATTGCTGGTATCGAGCCGGCGCATTGCCTCGAGCCTGATCGCGCGCGGCCTCTCCGCGGAAAAGCCGGTCGTGATCCTCTCCGGCAATTCGATCGACCACGCGCTGGTCGCGTTCGGTGCGCTCTATGCGGGCATTCCGTTCTGCCCGGTGTCGCCGGCCTATTCGCTGGTGTCTAAAGACTACGGCAAGCTTGCTTTTCTGATGAAGCTGTTGACGCCCGGGCTCGTGTTCGCCGATGACGCCACGAAATTTGCGGAAGCGCTCGAAGCCAATGTCTCCCTTGGCACCGAGATCGTGGCCGCGCACGGCCGCGTGCCCGGCCGCGATGTGACGATGCTCGGCGAGTTGCTGGCGACGCCGGAGCATCGGCACCTTGATGCCGCGCATGACGCCATCGGTCCGGATACGATCGCAAAATTCCTGCTGACATCGGGCTCGACCGGCAATCCCAAGGCTGTCATCAACACCCAGCGGATGATCTGCGCCAATCAGGTGATGCTTCGCGAGACGCTGGCGTTCCTCAAAGACGAGCCGCCGGTGATCGTCGATTGGCTGCCGTGGAACCACACGTTTGGGGGCAATCACAACATCGGGCTGACGCTTTATAACGGCGGCTCGATGTATCTCGACGCCGGCAAGCCGATGCCCGGCGGCATCGAGGAGACCGTGCGTAACTTGCGCGAGATTTCGCCGACGGTCTATTTCAACGTGCCGAAGGGGTATGAATCGCTGCTGCCCTATTTGCGCGACGACAAGGCGTTGCGCGCAAAATTCTTCGCAAGGCTGCATGCGATGTTCTTCTCGGGCGCGGCGCTATCGCCGTTTATCTGGAACAGCCTTGATGAACTCGGCGCGCAGGAGACCGGATACCGCGTGCCCATGCTGACCGGCTTGGGGGCCACCGAGACCGCGCCGTTCTTCATGTCCGTAAAACCTGCCACCAGCCGCTCCGGCCATGTCGGGCTGCCGGTGTCCGGTAACGACGCAAAGCTTGTTCCCAACAACGGCAAGCTCGAGGTTCGCGCCAAAGGGCCGAATGTCACACCGGGTTATTGGCGCCAGCCGCAATTGACCGCCGCGGCCTTCGACGAGGAAGGCTTTTATAAGTTCGGCGACGCGCTGAAACCGGTCGTTTCGGACGATTTCAGCGCCGGCTTCGATTTCGACGGCCGCATCGCCGAGGATTTCAAGCTCGCCAGCGGCACCTGGGTCAGCGTCGGCCCCCTGCGGGCGCGATTTGTCGCGGCCTGCGCGCCGCTGGTTCGCGACGTCGTGATCGCCGGCATCAACCGCGACGAGATTTCGGCGCTGGTGGTGCTCGATCTCGACGGCTGCCGCCTGATCAATCCGACGCTTCCGATCGACGATCTTGCCGCGACCGCCTCCGATCCCCTGATTCGATCCGCGTTTCGCGAGCGGTTTGCAAAATTCCTGGGGACCGCGACGGGATCGTCGACACGGATCACCCGCGCGGTGCTGCTCGGCACGCCGCTGTCGATCGATCGCGGCGAAGTCACCGACAAGGGCTCGATCAACCAGCGCGCGGTGCTGGATCATCGCGCCGGCCTGATCGACGAGATTTATTCGCCAACGCTGCCTGCGCACGTGATAACGCTTTAG